The following DNA comes from Mycobacterium sp. MS1601.
ACCACACCGGAATCCTGGCGGGGCAAGCGAATCGGCATCTGGTCATCGGTGAACTCGCTGTACGCCTCACTGGCCAAGCACGGGATGAACAAGGACACCGACGTCACCCTCGTGGAGCAGGGCTTCGACATGCAGCAGTTCCTCAGCGGCGAGCTGGATCTGGCATCGGCCTACAGCTACAACGAGGTGGGGCAGGTGTACCAGGCGGGCGTGCCCGAGCAGGACGTCCTGGTGTACAACTATGCCTCCGACGACACCGACACCATCGGACTGCAGCTGTTCGGCAACGGTGAATACGTGGCGGCAAACCCGGAGCAGACAGTCGATTTCGTGGCGGCCACGCTGCGTGGGCAGGCCTACTGCCGCGACAACCCGGAGGATTGTGTGCGAATTGTCGGCGAGGCCGGCGCCACCATGGACGCGGATTTCATGCTGTGGCAGATGAACGAGATGAACAAGTCCATCTGGTCATCGGACAAGCCGCTGGGCACCCTGGACGAGGCGGCGTTCCAGCAGACCGCCGACGTGCTGTCCGAGACCGGCGTCATCAAGAGCGCACCAGATCTGACGACTCTGATGCAGACCGACATCTACGACCAGGCTGTCGAGAAGGTCGGCGACACCGACCTCACCAACGCCACCTTCGCGCCTCTGGAGAACGTGGCGCCATGATCTCGACCCGAGAGGTTGTGTTCGAGAACGTCTTTCACCCCCTGACCGACACCCGGTCGACGGTCAGCATGACCGTGCCCTCACCGGCCGCGTCGGCTCCCGCCGTCATCGACGGCACCGATCTGTGGGCGCTGCCGGGGATCTACGACGGTGACGCCCACATCCCCTTGCTGAAGCAGGGGTTGCGACACCAGGAGATCCACAGCCCGTTGCGTGGCGGCGTGTCGCACGTCAACATCGCATTGCAGTGGCAAGAGGTGCGCCACTTCGACGTCAGCGCCATCACGCAGTTCTGCGCGTCCACGCGGTTGCCCCGCTACATCCCGGTGCTGTCCATCGAGCCCGAAGACACCGACGATTTCGCCGATTGGCTCGCCGAACACGGTGAGCTGATCCGCACCACCTGGGCCCCGGTGTGCAAGCTGTACTCGCCGGACCCGAACTTCACGGTGAACATCGAGGCCATCTGGCGGGCAGGCCTCAAAGCGGTCGTCTACGCCTGGGACGACGAGGCTTTGGAGTGGGTGGTGGATCTGCACGGAGGGCCGCTGCATCACCGGCACGCTCGTTCCAAGGTGTCGGCAGACCTGATGCGCTCCACACCGGGAGCCACCATCCAGACGTCGCCGCACTACCTGCTGGAGCTGGCTCCGGACCGGGCCGAGCGGTTGCATGTCCTGCCGCCGGTGCCCGGCGGAGTCGAGCGCACGTCGCTGCTGGATGTCCTGGACACCCATATCGACATGATCGCCACCGATGACAATGCTCCGATCCATGGTGCCACCGGGCCTGGATTGTCCAGCCAGCGCTACCTGCTCTCGGCGTTGCTGACGCTCGCCGACGTCGAAGGTATTCCGCTGACTCGGCTCTGGCCGAAGGTGACCGAAGCTCCGGCAACCATTTTCGGGACGTCGGAGTTTGTCGAGCCGTCGACCGTCATCGTCGACCCGGCGGCCCGGACGCCGGTGGGGCTCGAGACCGGCGCGGACATGCGCAATCCCTATGTGGGGTTGGAGTTGGTGGGCGCGGTGGTCGCGATGACCAGCGGAGGGCACGGCGTGGTGTTGTGACCCTGGGGCAGCGCAGTCGGCGTCCGGCCCGCCTGCCATAACTGACCCGCAGTCACTTCTGGGCGCACAGTGGGCGACAATTCCGCCCACAGGTGACCGGCTGTCAGGCGCTGTGTCGGGTGGGGCTGGTGGTGCAGCAGCGTGGGAGCGTGGCAGCGACGGCCAGGCCGCTAGGGCTTGCCCGTCCGCTCCCGGTGTTTGCATCCCGGCCAGCAGCACGGCCGGCGCATCCCTTCCTCGAGTTCCTCTTGTGTCCGCCGGATCCGGCGCTCGCGGGTCTTCTGCTGCTTGGCGTCTTCGACCCAGCAGATGAACTCGTTGCGGGCCAACGGTGTGATGTCCTGCCACGCCGCCAACGCCTCGGCATTGGCGGCAAGCGCGGTGCGCAGATCGGCGGGCAGCTCATGCACCACGCCGCCGGGAACTGCGGTACTCATGCGTCCTCCTCGACGGGTTGCGGGATCTTTGCCTTCGGCCTGGTGAACCGGTTGAGCAATGACTTCCACAGGGAGGTACGGGGTTTCACCTCCGCTTCGGCTTCGGTGCCGATGTGGTGGTGTTCCAGTTCCACACCCTTGTATACGGCCAGGTAGACGCTGATGGTGGTGACGATGATGATCATCAACACCGGGCCCAGGATGATGCCCCAGAAGCCGAACATCTGCAGGCCCGCGAATACCGACAACAGCATCAGCGCCGCATTCAGATGTGCTTCCTTGGGGACCAACAGCGGCCGCAGCACGTTGTCGATGTTGGTGGTGACCACGATGTGGAACACCACCACGAAGATCCCGCCGACCACGTTGCCGAACAACGCCATTCCGATGCCCAGCGGAATGGTCAGGATGCCGCTGCCCAGAGGGATGAACGACAGTGCGGTGAGGAAGATC
Coding sequences within:
- a CDS encoding ABC transporter substrate-binding protein, whose protein sequence is MLFVENPKKQLGVVIAGLATVALVAGCGGGDDTEAASDGPVTVVTGWVIQPEFASLYAADALGYYEEAGLDVTIQPGGPDVNAEQLVGAGSAQFGMDAGSNVLTSNDVGTGLVSLAQLEQESSLRLLSWTKDGLTTPESWRGKRIGIWSSVNSLYASLAKHGMNKDTDVTLVEQGFDMQQFLSGELDLASAYSYNEVGQVYQAGVPEQDVLVYNYASDDTDTIGLQLFGNGEYVAANPEQTVDFVAATLRGQAYCRDNPEDCVRIVGEAGATMDADFMLWQMNEMNKSIWSSDKPLGTLDEAAFQQTADVLSETGVIKSAPDLTTLMQTDIYDQAVEKVGDTDLTNATFAPLENVAP
- a CDS encoding YdeI/OmpD-associated family protein, with amino-acid sequence MSTAVPGGVVHELPADLRTALAANAEALAAWQDITPLARNEFICWVEDAKQQKTRERRIRRTQEELEEGMRRPCCWPGCKHRERTGKP